In Gemmatimonadales bacterium, a single genomic region encodes these proteins:
- a CDS encoding phospholipase D-like domain-containing protein, producing the protein MPRPAPSSPYLASPRALLELARIAAAPLRYGHAVRIHRDGARAFPAMLAGIRAARNSVSFENFIVADDQTGREFATGLEQARRRGARVRVLYDPIGTLMVRGGSMARRLKDAAVEARAFRPLSPLAPWSWLRLRHRDHRKLLVCDDVIAFVGGICIADHWAPSALGGAGWRDTAISVRGPAVADFQLAFERMWRRAREEPASTARQEPTPRETGEAAVVVVGDRPGLGRVGAIYRWLADHAEETIELTDAYFVAPREVLDALIRAARRGVRVRLLVPGRNNHPVAGLAARRIYQPLLDAGAEIHEWTGVMLHAKTAVVDGLVTLVGSSNLDPLSLRRNFELNALVADPQTGTRMRDLFTSDLTQAARVLPDEWRRRPLHAKAAEAAARMFADLL; encoded by the coding sequence GTGCCCAGGCCGGCGCCATCCTCCCCGTACCTCGCCTCGCCCCGCGCTCTCCTCGAGCTGGCCCGGATCGCCGCCGCCCCGCTGCGCTACGGCCATGCCGTGCGCATCCATCGCGACGGCGCGCGGGCCTTTCCCGCGATGCTGGCGGGCATCCGCGCGGCCCGGAACAGCGTCAGCTTCGAGAACTTCATCGTCGCCGACGACCAGACGGGCCGGGAGTTCGCCACGGGACTCGAGCAGGCGCGGCGGCGCGGGGCCCGCGTGCGCGTGCTCTACGACCCCATCGGCACGCTGATGGTACGGGGCGGCTCGATGGCGCGGCGGCTCAAGGACGCGGCCGTCGAGGCCCGCGCGTTCCGCCCCCTTTCCCCGCTGGCCCCCTGGAGCTGGCTCCGGCTGCGTCACCGCGACCACCGCAAACTGCTGGTGTGCGACGACGTGATCGCCTTCGTGGGCGGCATCTGCATCGCCGACCACTGGGCTCCCTCCGCCCTCGGCGGCGCCGGCTGGCGCGACACGGCGATCTCGGTGCGCGGTCCTGCAGTGGCCGACTTCCAGCTCGCCTTCGAGCGGATGTGGCGCCGGGCCCGCGAGGAGCCCGCCTCCACGGCGCGGCAGGAGCCGACGCCGCGCGAGACGGGGGAGGCGGCCGTGGTGGTGGTCGGCGACCGCCCCGGCCTGGGGCGCGTGGGAGCGATCTACCGGTGGCTCGCCGACCACGCCGAGGAGACGATCGAGCTGACCGACGCCTACTTCGTCGCCCCGCGCGAGGTGCTCGACGCGCTGATCCGCGCCGCGCGCCGCGGGGTCCGCGTCCGCCTGCTCGTGCCGGGCCGCAACAACCACCCGGTGGCCGGCCTGGCGGCCCGGCGCATCTACCAGCCGTTGCTCGACGCGGGGGCGGAGATCCACGAGTGGACGGGCGTGATGCTCCACGCGAAGACCGCGGTCGTGGACGGCCTCGTGACCCTGGTCGGCTCGAGCAACCTGGACCCGCTGTCCCTGCGCCGCAACTTCGAGCTCAACGCCCTCGTGGCCGATCCCCAGACGGGAACCCGGATGAGGGACCTGTTCACCTCCGATCTGACCCAGGCGGCACGGGTCTTGCCTGATGAATGGCGACGGCGGCCGCTCCATGCCAAGGCGGCGGAAGCCGCCGCCAGGATGTTCGCCGATCTGCTGTGA
- a CDS encoding thioredoxin domain-containing protein, with product MAEAGRSVKRFYLLLGVIAVAGIALIVRAATSGPGAPLVIADCGGPPLGGVPAAGQALGPDTAPVQITEYADFECPSCARFAILTMPDVQQRLIPTGKLRWQFMDFPLQQHVNSPLAHVAAACGADQGRFWEMEYALYDHQDDWFADQRPERKFLAYARAVGLNPDSFQVCLTQRRHWPTIEANRCTGEKLGVNGTPTVYVNGRALSYTPAFDDLTRIVDSVAAAARGPASTRRR from the coding sequence ATGGCGGAAGCCGGACGGTCGGTGAAGCGGTTCTACCTGCTGCTCGGCGTGATCGCCGTGGCGGGCATCGCGTTGATCGTGCGCGCCGCGACGAGCGGCCCCGGGGCGCCGCTGGTGATCGCCGACTGCGGCGGGCCGCCGCTGGGCGGCGTGCCGGCCGCGGGCCAGGCGCTCGGCCCCGACACGGCGCCGGTGCAGATCACCGAGTACGCGGACTTCGAGTGCCCGTCGTGCGCCCGGTTCGCCATTCTCACGATGCCCGACGTCCAGCAGCGGCTGATTCCGACCGGCAAGCTCCGCTGGCAGTTCATGGACTTTCCGCTGCAGCAGCACGTCAACTCGCCGCTGGCCCACGTGGCGGCGGCGTGCGGCGCGGATCAGGGCAGGTTCTGGGAGATGGAGTACGCGCTGTACGACCACCAGGACGACTGGTTCGCCGACCAGCGTCCGGAGCGGAAGTTCCTGGCCTACGCGCGCGCGGTGGGCCTGAATCCCGACAGCTTCCAGGTCTGCCTCACCCAGCGGCGGCACTGGCCGACCATCGAGGCGAACCGCTGCACGGGCGAGAAGCTCGGGGTCAACGGCACTCCCACCGTGTACGTCAACGGACGCGCACTGTCGTACACGCCGGCTTTCGACGACCTCACCCGGATCGTGGACTCGGTCGCGGCGGCCGCGCGGGGGCCGGCTTCGACCCGACGCCGCTAG
- a CDS encoding vitamin K epoxide reductase family protein, translating to MRHRMAAAALALVGLLVSAYLLLYKLGLVGTLKCVGSGGCERVNTSRYATLLGLPVAAYGVAGYVVLLAVALYGLREDQASLPQATRWLAALAALGVLFSLYLLALELFVIHAVCLWCSVSGLVIVAIFVVSAAALAKASPAP from the coding sequence ATGCGGCATCGGATGGCGGCGGCGGCCCTCGCCCTGGTGGGCCTGCTGGTGTCGGCCTACCTGCTGCTCTACAAGCTCGGGCTGGTGGGCACGCTCAAGTGCGTGGGGAGCGGCGGCTGCGAGCGCGTCAATACCAGCCGCTACGCGACCCTGCTCGGCCTTCCGGTCGCCGCCTACGGCGTGGCGGGCTACGTCGTACTGCTGGCGGTCGCGCTGTACGGGCTGCGGGAGGATCAGGCGTCGCTGCCGCAGGCGACGCGCTGGCTCGCGGCGCTCGCGGCCCTCGGGGTGCTGTTCTCCCTCTACCTGCTGGCGCTGGAGCTGTTCGTCATCCACGCCGTCTGCCTGTGGTGCAGCGTCTCGGGGCTGGTGATCGTGGCGATCTTCGTGGTGTCGGCGGCGGCGCTGGCGAAGGCTAGCCCGGCACCCTGA